A genome region from Pseudodesulfovibrio alkaliphilus includes the following:
- a CDS encoding 4Fe-4S ferredoxin codes for MSDSPDTPEIPRAEMEADIVCVGFGPAAGGFLTTLTRGLMNEDGTPAVESAAMPGMPPQVICYERADDIGFGVSGVVTKGRAIRASFPDIDLTQIPMAHEVVEEKVVYLGDPVGASRRPTAFRLADKALSRWMEDEAFELPYVPPFLKKHPGMIFSIGQFNQWVGANLMGTGLAQIWPGSPVAAPLVEGRAVRGVRMVDQGVGKDGALTPGSMPGMDMKAALTVVADGPVGPVGRHLDRELGLPEGNHQREWAIGMKCVVDLPEGCDWQPGTVLHTIGYPEPEIFGFLYVYPGNVASLGIFVPSWFDNPVRTAYRYMQHWMLHPYLWKRLQGGALRSWGAKSLQESGRRGEPVLCGDGFARIGEGSGSTNVLTGSGVDEAWATGVMLGEAVLELMKAGKPFTRENLEASYVSRRRASWVEAEARVAEKSRDGFVSSVVKGFIGMGLSGLTGGLLNMPGAPRKPQDRIPTIEDYYEGYIAHGEIGEIRAECARQGKSLHDALMDRVGWPQIPLDGTLLVSHQDALLLGGKVQAAPGYADHVRFADPYTCEACRERVCIEACSGQAISVNPEGGVPLFDREKCVHCGACIWNCSKSDPKDKERTNVRFLAGSGGLHSVEN; via the coding sequence ATGAGCGATTCCCCGGACACCCCTGAGATTCCCCGCGCCGAGATGGAGGCGGACATCGTCTGCGTGGGCTTCGGCCCGGCCGCGGGCGGGTTCCTGACCACCCTGACGCGTGGGTTGATGAACGAGGACGGCACCCCGGCCGTGGAGAGCGCGGCCATGCCCGGCATGCCACCGCAGGTCATCTGCTACGAACGCGCCGACGACATCGGGTTCGGCGTGTCCGGTGTGGTCACCAAGGGGCGCGCCATCAGGGCATCGTTTCCCGATATTGACCTGACCCAGATTCCCATGGCCCACGAGGTCGTGGAGGAGAAAGTGGTCTATCTGGGCGATCCCGTGGGTGCCAGCCGCAGGCCGACGGCCTTCCGGCTGGCGGACAAGGCCCTGTCCCGCTGGATGGAGGACGAGGCCTTCGAGTTGCCATATGTGCCGCCGTTTCTTAAGAAGCATCCGGGCATGATTTTTTCCATAGGCCAATTCAACCAGTGGGTCGGGGCGAACCTGATGGGCACGGGCCTGGCCCAGATCTGGCCGGGCAGCCCGGTGGCCGCACCCCTTGTGGAGGGCCGGGCGGTCCGGGGCGTACGCATGGTCGATCAGGGCGTGGGCAAGGACGGCGCACTCACCCCCGGCTCCATGCCCGGCATGGACATGAAGGCCGCCCTGACCGTGGTGGCCGACGGCCCTGTGGGGCCGGTAGGTCGCCACCTGGACCGCGAGCTGGGCCTGCCGGAAGGCAATCATCAGCGCGAATGGGCCATCGGCATGAAGTGCGTGGTGGACCTGCCCGAGGGGTGCGACTGGCAGCCCGGCACCGTGCTGCACACCATCGGCTACCCCGAGCCGGAAATATTCGGCTTCCTCTATGTCTATCCGGGCAATGTGGCCTCGTTGGGCATCTTCGTTCCTTCCTGGTTCGACAATCCGGTCCGCACCGCCTACCGCTACATGCAGCACTGGATGCTCCACCCCTATTTGTGGAAGCGGCTTCAGGGTGGCGCTTTGCGTTCCTGGGGCGCAAAATCGTTGCAGGAGTCGGGGCGGCGCGGCGAACCTGTCCTTTGCGGCGACGGGTTTGCGCGTATCGGCGAGGGCTCCGGCTCCACCAACGTGCTCACCGGCTCGGGCGTGGACGAGGCATGGGCCACGGGCGTCATGCTCGGCGAGGCCGTGCTGGAGCTGATGAAGGCGGGCAAGCCTTTCACTCGGGAGAATCTCGAAGCCAGCTATGTCTCCAGACGCCGCGCCTCCTGGGTCGAGGCCGAGGCCAGGGTGGCCGAAAAATCGCGTGACGGGTTTGTCTCGTCCGTGGTCAAAGGATTCATCGGCATGGGACTCAGCGGCCTTACCGGCGGATTGCTGAACATGCCCGGCGCTCCGCGCAAGCCCCAGGACCGCATCCCGACCATCGAGGATTACTACGAGGGCTACATCGCCCATGGCGAGATAGGCGAGATCAGGGCCGAGTGCGCCCGCCAGGGCAAGTCGCTGCACGATGCCCTCATGGACCGCGTGGGCTGGCCGCAGATACCCCTGGACGGCACCCTGCTCGTCTCTCATCAGGATGCGCTGCTCCTGGGCGGCAAGGTCCAGGCCGCGCCCGGCTACGCCGACCATGTCCGCTTTGCCGATCCCTACACCTGCGAGGCGTGCCGCGAGCGGGTCTGTATCGAGGCGTGCTCGGGACAGGCCATTTCCGTCAATCCCGAGGGGGGCGTCCCGCTTTTTGACCGCGAGAAATGTGTCCATTGCGGAGCATGTATCTGGAATTGCAGCAAGTCTGACCCCAAGGACAAGGAGCGTACCAACGTCCGCTTCCTGGCCGGTTCGGGCGGGCTGCATTCCGTGGAGAATTAG
- a CDS encoding acyl-CoA dehydrogenase family protein: MYTLRTLPGDDVRQIMWRFSDRFDLQMSVQSARAIARSVVARLVADGARNTHEWTDQKNELLTAFDQSGLTALFMDPHQGGFIEGPKNLALSLVAFELSWVDAGAATCSLASNLALAPIHEKGTPEQRDFYMAKCVPPQPGEDREIWRGAFALTEPLPYVGVDTGVLCGKATVAEWRDGQEPVLQIDKRGRFITNMDFANFVTAAVESADERIKGSFMVILEDSDEGLFDRGAPTLKMVHQLSSTRDPVLNLKVPASRIIGGYDVVDGVIVPKYNHSEIIGAVFHRTRIPVGLMSSAKLLSAVEPVIRYHRNRFRGGDSCKEGSPRFDKGIQINEDALQRLIDVWASGEAGCSLAFAASRLADAFDPIEKAKEAHFEAQGVTSPRKQMAVLRTMHDQVKEFIDLEYAPAAERDQARLDALRADTLVQYAYMEALAGVLNPGVKLWNTGVGATMMREAVAMVGGYGITEDCPGFLMQKWADTQLEATYEGPEAVQRRHLTMTMTSEVFQATMSAWVRQMQRAGRDVPGLGGFVLASAMELWQWTLNHLQNATDDDGRKLFHSKRQGVTFPMADALGWLLGPYFLACDVMELIEKGPMSPTLADGIDDLTGFYKDLCHVQAARAAGEVARICTELVYGFNECKCNAPDSLPGDHGDCCRDELPGFRALKARIDMCMAGSRKARDRAGNALTEVMIPEALDYPIG; the protein is encoded by the coding sequence ATGTATACACTGCGTACGCTCCCGGGAGACGACGTCCGCCAGATCATGTGGCGTTTCTCCGACCGTTTCGATCTTCAGATGTCCGTCCAGTCCGCCCGGGCCATCGCCCGGAGCGTGGTGGCCAGGCTGGTGGCGGACGGCGCCAGAAACACCCACGAGTGGACCGACCAGAAGAACGAGCTGCTCACCGCCTTCGACCAGTCGGGGCTGACCGCGCTGTTCATGGACCCCCATCAGGGCGGCTTCATCGAAGGGCCGAAGAATCTGGCCCTGTCACTGGTCGCCTTCGAGTTGTCCTGGGTGGACGCGGGCGCGGCCACCTGCTCCCTGGCCTCCAACCTGGCCCTGGCCCCCATCCACGAGAAGGGCACGCCAGAGCAGCGCGATTTCTACATGGCCAAATGTGTGCCGCCGCAGCCGGGCGAGGACCGCGAGATCTGGCGCGGGGCGTTTGCCCTGACCGAACCGCTGCCTTATGTGGGCGTTGACACCGGGGTACTCTGCGGCAAAGCCACCGTGGCCGAGTGGCGGGACGGCCAGGAGCCGGTCCTCCAGATCGACAAGCGGGGCCGGTTCATCACCAACATGGACTTCGCCAATTTCGTCACCGCGGCCGTTGAGTCGGCCGACGAGCGCATCAAGGGCTCGTTCATGGTCATTCTCGAGGACTCGGACGAAGGGCTCTTCGACCGGGGTGCGCCCACCCTCAAGATGGTCCACCAGCTTTCCTCCACCCGCGATCCCGTGCTCAACCTCAAGGTTCCGGCCAGCCGCATCATCGGCGGCTACGACGTGGTGGACGGCGTCATCGTGCCCAAATACAACCACTCCGAGATCATCGGCGCAGTCTTTCACCGCACCCGCATCCCGGTGGGCCTGATGTCCTCGGCCAAGCTGCTCTCGGCCGTGGAGCCGGTCATCCGCTACCACCGCAACCGTTTTCGGGGCGGCGATTCCTGCAAGGAAGGCTCGCCCCGTTTCGACAAGGGCATCCAGATCAACGAGGACGCCCTGCAACGGCTCATTGATGTATGGGCCTCGGGCGAGGCGGGGTGTTCCCTGGCCTTTGCGGCTTCCAGGCTGGCCGATGCCTTTGATCCCATTGAAAAGGCCAAGGAGGCCCATTTCGAGGCCCAGGGCGTGACCAGCCCGCGCAAGCAGATGGCCGTCCTGCGTACCATGCACGATCAGGTCAAAGAGTTCATCGACCTCGAATACGCCCCGGCCGCCGAGCGCGATCAGGCCCGTCTCGACGCCCTCAGGGCGGACACCCTGGTCCAGTACGCCTATATGGAGGCCCTGGCCGGGGTGCTCAATCCCGGAGTCAAGCTCTGGAACACCGGAGTCGGCGCCACCATGATGCGCGAGGCCGTGGCCATGGTCGGCGGCTACGGGATCACCGAGGATTGCCCCGGTTTCCTGATGCAGAAATGGGCCGACACCCAGCTTGAGGCCACCTACGAAGGCCCCGAGGCCGTGCAGCGGCGTCATCTGACCATGACCATGACCAGCGAGGTCTTCCAGGCGACCATGAGCGCCTGGGTGCGCCAGATGCAGCGGGCGGGTCGCGACGTTCCCGGCCTGGGCGGCTTTGTCCTGGCTTCGGCCATGGAGCTTTGGCAGTGGACCCTGAATCATCTGCAAAACGCCACCGACGATGACGGCCGCAAGCTTTTCCACAGCAAGCGCCAAGGCGTGACCTTCCCCATGGCCGACGCCCTGGGTTGGCTGCTTGGCCCCTACTTCCTGGCCTGCGACGTCATGGAACTCATTGAGAAGGGACCCATGAGCCCCACCTTGGCCGACGGTATTGACGATCTGACCGGATTCTATAAAGATCTTTGCCATGTCCAGGCCGCCCGTGCCGCTGGCGAGGTGGCCCGCATCTGCACCGAGCTGGTCTACGGCTTCAACGAATGCAAGTGCAACGCCCCGGACAGTCTGCCCGGCGACCACGGCGACTGCTGCCGCGACGAACTGCCCGGATTCCGCGCCCTCAAGGCCAGGATCGACATGTGCATGGCCGGGTCGCGCAAGGCCAGGGATCGGGCGGGCAACGCCCTCACCGAGGTCATGATTCCCGAGGCGCTGGATTATCCCATAGGGTAA
- a CDS encoding class I adenylate cyclase, giving the protein MPASRDSFDFRTCWRHSGYARTGSNAMNQHLANIASLADAIRLCRAAPLPADTPDLAGIAAEFAATVAKLGPDKTSQAGPMADAALNLFRIARSSSDGATLRACLSGMLAAGRFGRLLAGRVITGMTVSLHEMAAVVAQLPTYSRLALAHEMLCDMRTIPDKPLFSWLEGLVRPLVETEPDGLMPFLADLAREGEILAFPVRQALADRGFEQWLESRLTSGAEGTDLDRLCLAMAALDSPELAASLIRAMAAGLTRPTPTALRTVAALTEADNRAALDMFLKTLASCSRTRCDVSLAGACLDGIIAQDNPATGRLMATIRQKKPSLRRVADSRVPLLGDTTFAAYIAALPADQRAGAGADGLTALRAVAPDFVESAGRGGAIRRAASPSHPSQPAETQPDETKPATCPKQGLLARLLGPRRKTLDTMLTDQRNIRDMDLARSRVQGRELDGRELTGLDLSDSTFTSVTFLRVKVAGSRLTGSVFSGCSATGCAFTATDFSGADITDAAFTKCTFTDCDFTGAAISGCTFTGCRFQTSAFGGAALLDMRLTRTVFTASALAGSTLHGVRARSCRFEDTDFTAASFTDCAMAGLEFSNCVITAANLDGCALHSATMPGTTVTGCRVQASDIPHSLFLGNRLDRLPKAADRFASQNLENATDAGEDSQPDNAVAISHDWSRELTFMRRERSIQMANRKRLARAVGRLAPEKRAYLHMLPHLLATDLFETRFGLDNVPACEIWGYSPTLTAIELCRQFFPGTTPSGTRARLRILAVYAMGSFGTVAQTAQSDIDCWVCYDGEADPGIEAGLRRKLDALGLWAESEFGLEAHFFPMRMDDVRDNRFSSGDEESSGSAQALLLKEEFYRTAVRIAGKHLAWWVTPAGADISTHDACVRAAQRYPAMGRPRLEDFGHLAPVPPDEYFGGSLWQMVKAIHSPFKSVLKLGLLETYADPAASHLPLCDRIKRNLFMNRRGIRRTDPYAGLFSTLRTYYTDRGDTKAASLLTESFRLKASLRDMEFFLGAPARMEDASLVATLFGRECSEPERRCQSEASWTFGKSLKMGDAVRDYMVSTYQRIQASLSEGARRDVRINPEDLTRMGRRIAANFSPKPHKVMRVPFMDAQGGAFALLHFSARKAPGKKTVWITRGGSRAEAKKPSSALHILHTGDDPAHMLAWLLANRLHTPRTLLQGDRTMAPLSLADLQKLMPAMHEFFPYAQTFEPDINEGLTPERVNRAFFIFNLTAAPDQKRIEQVSVIYSTNWGEMFCRTFHHPGPILERQPSQFLAEALNQPVTDIPRMAQFLPKGSQCKRINLI; this is encoded by the coding sequence ATGCCCGCAAGCCGCGACTCCTTTGACTTCCGCACCTGTTGGCGGCACAGTGGCTATGCCCGTACCGGCTCCAACGCCATGAACCAGCACCTAGCGAACATAGCCAGCCTCGCCGACGCCATCCGGCTCTGCCGCGCCGCCCCCTTGCCCGCTGACACGCCGGATCTGGCCGGGATCGCCGCCGAATTTGCCGCTACGGTCGCTAAACTGGGGCCGGACAAAACCTCCCAGGCAGGCCCGATGGCCGACGCGGCCCTCAACCTCTTCCGCATCGCCCGTTCGTCGAGCGACGGGGCCACTCTTCGCGCCTGCCTGTCCGGCATGCTGGCTGCAGGCCGCTTCGGCAGGCTCTTGGCAGGTCGGGTAATCACAGGCATGACCGTGTCCCTGCACGAAATGGCCGCAGTGGTCGCACAGCTGCCGACTTACTCCCGGCTGGCCCTGGCTCACGAGATGCTGTGCGACATGCGGACCATACCGGACAAGCCGCTCTTCTCCTGGCTCGAGGGGCTGGTCCGCCCCCTTGTCGAGACCGAGCCGGACGGGCTGATGCCGTTCCTGGCCGACTTGGCCCGCGAGGGCGAAATCCTGGCCTTCCCGGTGCGTCAGGCGCTGGCTGACCGCGGATTCGAGCAATGGCTCGAGTCCCGGCTGACCTCAGGAGCGGAGGGTACGGACCTCGACCGTCTGTGCCTTGCCATGGCTGCCCTGGATTCGCCGGAACTGGCCGCCAGCCTGATCCGCGCCATGGCCGCCGGGCTCACAAGGCCCACGCCCACTGCCCTCCGCACCGTGGCCGCCCTGACCGAGGCGGACAACCGCGCCGCGCTCGACATGTTCCTCAAGACGCTCGCGTCCTGCAGCCGCACCCGCTGCGACGTTTCCCTGGCCGGGGCCTGCCTGGACGGCATCATCGCCCAGGACAATCCGGCCACAGGGCGGCTCATGGCCACCATCCGCCAAAAGAAACCGTCCCTACGCCGGGTGGCCGACAGCCGTGTGCCCCTGCTGGGCGACACCACTTTCGCTGCCTACATCGCCGCCCTGCCCGCAGACCAGCGGGCCGGGGCCGGGGCCGACGGTCTTACCGCGCTCAGGGCCGTGGCCCCGGATTTCGTGGAGAGCGCCGGGCGGGGGGGCGCCATCAGACGAGCCGCCAGTCCTTCGCACCCTTCCCAGCCTGCAGAAACACAGCCCGATGAGACCAAGCCCGCCACTTGCCCCAAACAGGGTCTTCTGGCCCGGCTCCTCGGCCCCAGACGAAAGACCCTGGACACGATGCTGACCGATCAGCGCAACATCCGCGACATGGATCTGGCCCGCTCCCGGGTCCAAGGCCGGGAACTGGACGGCAGGGAACTGACCGGGCTGGACCTCTCGGACTCCACCTTCACATCCGTCACCTTTCTGCGGGTCAAGGTGGCCGGTTCCCGGTTGACTGGCAGCGTATTTTCAGGCTGCTCGGCCACCGGATGCGCTTTCACGGCCACGGATTTTTCCGGCGCGGACATAACGGACGCCGCCTTCACAAAATGCACCTTCACGGACTGCGATTTCACGGGGGCAGCCATCTCGGGCTGCACCTTCACCGGCTGCCGGTTTCAAACCAGCGCATTCGGCGGGGCCGCGCTCCTGGACATGCGCCTCACCAGGACCGTGTTCACGGCCTCGGCCCTGGCCGGCTCCACCCTGCACGGGGTACGCGCCCGTTCGTGCCGATTCGAGGACACTGACTTCACAGCCGCGTCATTTACGGACTGCGCCATGGCCGGACTGGAGTTCTCGAACTGCGTCATCACAGCCGCGAACCTTGACGGATGCGCCCTGCACTCCGCGACCATGCCCGGCACCACCGTGACAGGCTGCCGGGTCCAGGCATCGGACATCCCCCACTCCCTGTTCCTGGGCAACCGGCTCGACCGGCTGCCCAAGGCAGCCGACAGATTCGCTTCGCAGAACCTTGAAAACGCGACCGACGCCGGGGAGGACAGCCAGCCGGACAATGCCGTAGCGATCTCGCACGACTGGTCCAGAGAATTGACCTTCATGCGGCGCGAACGGAGCATCCAGATGGCCAACCGCAAGCGGTTGGCCCGGGCCGTGGGCCGTCTCGCCCCGGAAAAGCGGGCCTATCTGCACATGCTCCCCCATCTGCTGGCAACCGACCTGTTCGAGACCCGTTTCGGGCTCGACAATGTGCCCGCCTGCGAGATCTGGGGCTACTCCCCCACACTGACCGCCATCGAACTGTGCCGTCAGTTCTTCCCTGGCACAACCCCTTCGGGGACCAGGGCGCGGCTGCGCATCCTTGCCGTGTACGCCATGGGCAGCTTCGGCACCGTTGCCCAGACCGCGCAATCCGACATCGACTGCTGGGTCTGTTATGACGGAGAGGCGGACCCCGGAATCGAGGCCGGACTGCGCCGCAAACTCGACGCCCTGGGCCTGTGGGCAGAGAGCGAGTTCGGGCTTGAGGCGCACTTCTTCCCCATGCGCATGGACGACGTGCGCGACAACAGGTTCTCGTCGGGCGACGAGGAAAGCTCGGGCTCGGCCCAGGCGCTGCTGCTCAAGGAGGAGTTCTACCGCACGGCGGTACGCATCGCGGGCAAGCACCTGGCATGGTGGGTGACACCGGCCGGGGCCGACATCTCCACCCACGATGCCTGTGTGCGGGCTGCGCAACGCTATCCGGCCATGGGCCGCCCGAGGCTCGAGGACTTCGGCCACCTTGCGCCCGTGCCGCCGGACGAATATTTCGGCGGATCGCTGTGGCAGATGGTCAAGGCGATCCACTCCCCCTTCAAATCGGTTCTCAAGCTCGGGCTGCTTGAGACCTACGCCGACCCGGCCGCATCGCACCTGCCCCTGTGCGACCGCATCAAGCGCAACCTGTTCATGAACCGCCGGGGGATACGACGCACCGATCCCTACGCCGGGCTCTTCAGCACCCTGCGCACCTACTACACGGATCGCGGCGACACCAAGGCCGCGAGCCTGCTCACCGAATCCTTCCGGCTCAAGGCAAGCCTGCGCGACATGGAATTCTTCCTGGGCGCCCCGGCCCGGATGGAGGACGCAAGCCTCGTGGCCACCCTCTTCGGCCGGGAGTGCTCCGAACCCGAACGCCGCTGCCAGTCTGAAGCCTCCTGGACCTTCGGCAAATCCCTGAAGATGGGCGACGCCGTGCGCGACTACATGGTCTCCACCTACCAGCGCATCCAGGCGAGCCTCTCGGAGGGCGCCCGACGGGACGTGCGTATCAACCCGGAAGACCTGACCCGCATGGGGCGGCGCATCGCGGCCAATTTCTCGCCCAAGCCGCACAAGGTCATGCGAGTCCCCTTCATGGATGCTCAGGGCGGAGCCTTCGCCCTGCTCCACTTCTCGGCCAGGAAGGCTCCGGGCAAAAAAACCGTGTGGATCACGCGGGGCGGCTCAAGGGCCGAGGCCAAAAAGCCCTCCTCCGCCCTCCATATCCTGCACACGGGCGACGATCCGGCGCACATGCTCGCCTGGCTGCTGGCCAACCGGCTCCATACCCCGCGAACCCTGCTCCAGGGAGACAGGACCATGGCTCCCCTCTCCCTGGCCGACCTTCAGAAGCTCATGCCCGCAATGCACGAATTCTTCCCCTATGCGCAGACCTTTGAGCCCGACATCAACGAAGGGCTGACTCCCGAGCGCGTCAACCGCGCCTTCTTCATCTTCAACCTCACGGCCGCGCCGGATCAAAAGCGCATCGAGCAGGTCTCGGTGATCTATTCCACCAACTGGGGCGAGATGTTCTGCCGCACCTTCCACCACCCCGGTCCGATCCTGGAGCGCCAGCCATCCCAGTTCCTGGCCGAGGCTCTGAACCAGCCGGTCACGGACATTCCTCGGATGGCCCAGTTCCTGCCCAAGGGGTCGCAGTGCAAGCGGATCAATCTGATCTGA
- a CDS encoding metal ABC transporter permease — translation MEMLHFEFMRNALLAGLLASLICGIIGTLVVVNRIVFISGGIAHASYGGVGLAFFLGLPVLPVTTGFTLCAALVMALVTLRVRERADTVIGVIWAAGMALGIILLDLSPGYNVDLMSYLFGSILAVPRSDLWVMAGLACLVAGLVLAFYRGFLAMSFDEEFARARGVPVDALYCLLISMVALSVVMVIRVVGLILVIALLTIPPFIAERRTRSLGAMMVLSALLSGLFTVVGLAVSYQADITSGASIIAVASAGFFLSLLLPRKAS, via the coding sequence ATGGAAATGCTCCACTTCGAGTTCATGCGCAACGCGCTGTTGGCCGGGCTGCTGGCCAGCCTCATCTGCGGCATCATCGGCACCCTGGTGGTGGTCAACCGCATCGTCTTCATCTCCGGCGGAATCGCCCACGCCTCCTACGGCGGGGTGGGGCTGGCCTTTTTCCTGGGCCTGCCCGTGCTGCCCGTGACCACGGGCTTTACCCTATGCGCGGCACTGGTCATGGCTCTTGTCACCCTGCGCGTCCGGGAGCGGGCCGACACGGTCATCGGTGTCATCTGGGCCGCTGGCATGGCCCTTGGCATCATCCTGCTCGACCTCTCCCCCGGTTACAACGTGGACCTCATGAGCTACCTCTTTGGCTCCATCCTGGCCGTTCCGCGTTCCGACCTCTGGGTGATGGCCGGTCTGGCCTGTCTTGTGGCCGGCCTGGTCCTCGCCTTTTATCGCGGCTTCCTGGCCATGAGCTTTGACGAGGAGTTCGCCCGGGCCCGTGGTGTGCCTGTGGATGCCCTCTATTGCCTGCTCATTTCCATGGTGGCCTTAAGCGTGGTCATGGTCATCCGGGTGGTGGGGTTGATCCTGGTCATCGCGCTGCTGACCATCCCCCCTTTCATCGCCGAGCGCCGCACCCGTTCCCTGGGGGCCATGATGGTCCTTTCGGCCTTGCTCAGCGGGCTTTTCACGGTTGTCGGGCTGGCGGTCTCGTATCAGGCGGACATCACCTCGGGCGCGTCCATCATCGCCGTGGCCTCGGCCGGTTTTTTCCTCTCTCTGCTCTTGCCGCGCAAGGCGTCGTGA
- a CDS encoding metal ABC transporter ATP-binding protein, whose product MAENVIEIDGLTLRFGSVPVLEYVSLTVERGDFLAVLGPNGGGKSTLLKVMLGLLKPDSGTVRVLGVPAGEAGGSIGYLPQHTHVSGSFPITVLDAVRMGTVSTGLKRIAGFGGGQDEARQSRRALERVDMLDHAHRALADLSGGQKQRVFIARAVVDDPELLLLDEPTASVDSRSRNSLFRLLAELNRDMTVVMVSHDISSLASGVKSVACVNRSLHFHKAPELTGEMFRMGYGGEGELCCPVELVTHGDVPHRVLGRHREGDES is encoded by the coding sequence GTGGCTGAAAATGTTATAGAAATTGATGGGCTGACCCTGCGCTTCGGCTCCGTTCCGGTGCTGGAGTATGTTTCGCTCACCGTGGAACGCGGCGATTTCTTGGCCGTGCTTGGCCCCAACGGGGGCGGAAAATCCACGCTGCTCAAGGTCATGCTTGGCCTGCTCAAGCCCGACAGCGGCACGGTGCGCGTCCTGGGCGTTCCCGCGGGGGAAGCGGGCGGAAGCATCGGGTATCTGCCGCAACATACGCATGTTTCCGGCTCTTTTCCCATCACCGTGCTCGACGCGGTGCGTATGGGCACGGTCAGCACCGGCCTTAAGCGCATCGCCGGATTCGGCGGCGGACAGGACGAGGCCCGGCAGTCCCGCCGCGCCCTGGAGCGTGTGGACATGCTCGACCACGCGCACCGCGCCCTGGCCGACCTCTCGGGAGGGCAGAAGCAGCGGGTGTTCATCGCCCGCGCCGTGGTGGACGATCCCGAACTGCTCCTGCTGGACGAGCCCACGGCCAGCGTGGATTCCAGGAGTCGCAACTCCCTTTTCCGGCTCCTTGCCGAGTTGAATCGCGACATGACCGTGGTCATGGTCAGCCACGACATCTCGTCCCTGGCCTCGGGGGTCAAGTCCGTGGCCTGCGTCAACCGCAGCCTGCATTTTCACAAGGCTCCCGAGCTGACCGGCGAGATGTTCAGGATGGGGTACGGCGGCGAGGGCGAGCTGTGCTGCCCTGTGGAGCTGGTGACCCACGGCGATGTGCCTCACCGGGTGCTGGGCCGTCACCGCGAGGGGGACGAGTCGTGA
- a CDS encoding rhomboid family intramembrane serine protease produces MHSHEIPRGFLGRAVRPSWTELAPLVLDGEAVALDHATARQWSLVLSSRHIPHRQRRLRPDQGQGYSIQVQAWFAERAAAEIRLYLEENAPGRHPASLPDLRPVSGPEPTLAAMALLVLFFWAYNRAYPGLGVYPALWLELGSADAGRILSGQWWRLFTALTLHGDGAHVLGNAVIGGVFVWLASRRLGAGLAWLLTMLSGGLGNMINSMVLSAPHNAIGFSTATFGAAGVLAAIAPFAVGGGLHGLGLNGEPLARRAARLLRSALVPVAAGLGLLAMLGTGENTDLGAHLFGFAAGLLLGGLAGVGASRTGLPSPLADGALYAAALALPAGAWAYAWLA; encoded by the coding sequence ATGCACAGCCACGAGATACCCCGAGGCTTTCTGGGCCGGGCCGTCAGGCCGTCTTGGACCGAACTGGCCCCCCTGGTTCTGGACGGGGAAGCGGTTGCCCTGGATCACGCCACGGCCCGGCAATGGTCCCTGGTCCTCTCCTCGCGCCACATTCCCCATCGTCAGCGGCGACTGCGGCCCGATCAGGGGCAGGGGTATTCGATCCAGGTGCAGGCGTGGTTCGCCGAGCGGGCGGCCGCCGAAATCCGCCTGTATCTTGAGGAAAACGCGCCGGGTCGGCATCCGGCATCACTGCCCGATCTGCGGCCTGTGAGCGGCCCGGAGCCCACCTTGGCGGCCATGGCCCTGCTGGTGCTCTTTTTCTGGGCATACAACCGCGCCTATCCGGGGCTTGGGGTCTACCCGGCCCTGTGGCTCGAACTGGGCAGCGCCGATGCCGGGCGCATCCTTTCGGGCCAGTGGTGGCGGCTCTTTACGGCCCTGACCCTGCACGGGGACGGAGCCCATGTGCTGGGCAACGCCGTCATCGGCGGGGTCTTTGTCTGGCTTGCCTCGCGGCGTCTGGGGGCCGGGCTTGCCTGGCTGTTGACCATGCTCTCGGGCGGCCTGGGCAATATGATAAACTCCATGGTCCTGTCCGCGCCGCACAACGCTATCGGTTTTTCCACAGCCACCTTCGGCGCTGCCGGGGTGCTGGCGGCCATCGCTCCCTTCGCCGTTGGGGGGGGGCTGCATGGTCTGGGCCTGAACGGCGAACCCCTGGCTCGCCGTGCAGCCCGTCTCCTGCGATCGGCCCTGGTGCCGGTGGCAGCCGGGCTGGGATTGCTGGCCATGCTTGGTACCGGGGAGAACACCGATCTGGGCGCACATCTGTTCGGTTTTGCGGCCGGCCTGCTTCTTGGCGGGCTGGCCGGAGTGGGCGCCAGCCGTACCGGCCTGCCCTCCCCCCTGGCGGACGGAGCCCTCTATGCTGCGGCCCTGGCTCTTCCTGCCGGGGCCTGGGCATATGCCTGGTTGGCATGA